A portion of the Cystobacter ferrugineus genome contains these proteins:
- a CDS encoding carboxylesterase/lipase family protein: MRSGRPSVVSASSALMGLLACVLASGCAHIPRSENKARETQDQGPVIADTAQGQVRGATLDGIRVFKGIAYGGPTSGKNRFMPPTRPESWSGVKDALAFGPRCAQRSAIGANVAPEVISALVTPDTKEMSEDCLRLNIWTPNVADGGKRPVMVWLHGGGFVEGSGSAAMYDGTALAKRGDVVVVTLNHRLGVFGYLYPGAAAGEAWASSGNAGMLDIVAALQWVRDNIASFGGDPGNVTLFGESGGGMKVTLLLAMPAAQGLFHRAISQSGAMLKALAPEPAATQAGEVLAELGLKPGDFASLQELPVEKVLDAQTAVLKKNRGAFSFNSPFTPVADGTVLPGHPFTPEAPALSANVPLLIGTNKDEMTLFLYGQTSLMTDGMARMGIGRIAGEAAGPLFDHYRERLPDASAKEVLMTAGSDMFRASSLLVAERKAAQQAPVYVYQFDWETPVLDGKLKATHALEIPFVFDNVDLMPSLTGRAPELAGLADQMSTAWIFFARSGNPQHPGIPEWPAYDAQRRATMLFNLQSQVRSDPGREERLLWQSVFTK; this comes from the coding sequence ATGCGTTCTGGTCGTCCGTCCGTGGTGTCCGCTTCATCCGCCCTGATGGGCCTGCTCGCGTGTGTCCTGGCGAGCGGCTGTGCCCACATCCCTCGCTCCGAGAACAAGGCCCGGGAGACCCAGGACCAGGGGCCGGTGATCGCGGACACGGCGCAGGGTCAGGTGCGCGGAGCCACCCTCGATGGCATCCGCGTCTTCAAGGGCATCGCCTACGGAGGTCCCACCTCGGGCAAGAACCGCTTCATGCCCCCCACGCGGCCCGAGTCGTGGAGCGGTGTGAAGGATGCGCTCGCGTTCGGCCCGCGCTGTGCCCAGCGCAGCGCCATTGGCGCGAACGTGGCCCCCGAGGTCATCTCGGCGCTCGTCACTCCCGACACGAAGGAGATGAGCGAGGACTGCCTGCGCCTGAACATCTGGACGCCCAACGTGGCGGATGGCGGCAAGCGCCCGGTCATGGTCTGGCTGCACGGCGGGGGCTTCGTCGAGGGCTCCGGCTCGGCCGCCATGTATGACGGGACCGCGCTCGCGAAGCGGGGTGACGTCGTGGTCGTCACGCTCAACCACCGGCTGGGCGTGTTCGGCTACCTGTACCCGGGCGCCGCGGCGGGCGAGGCGTGGGCCTCCTCGGGCAACGCGGGCATGCTCGACATCGTCGCGGCGCTGCAGTGGGTGCGCGACAACATCGCCTCGTTCGGCGGTGACCCGGGCAACGTCACCCTCTTCGGCGAGTCGGGCGGCGGCATGAAGGTGACGCTCCTGCTCGCCATGCCCGCGGCGCAGGGGCTGTTCCACCGCGCCATCAGCCAGAGTGGGGCCATGTTGAAGGCGCTGGCGCCCGAGCCGGCGGCCACGCAGGCCGGAGAGGTGCTCGCCGAGCTCGGCCTCAAGCCCGGTGACTTCGCCTCGCTGCAGGAGCTTCCCGTGGAGAAGGTGCTGGACGCCCAGACCGCGGTGCTCAAGAAGAACCGGGGCGCGTTCAGCTTCAACTCGCCCTTCACGCCCGTGGCCGATGGGACGGTGCTGCCCGGCCATCCGTTCACTCCCGAGGCTCCGGCCCTCTCGGCCAACGTGCCCCTGCTCATCGGCACCAACAAGGACGAGATGACGCTCTTCCTCTACGGACAGACGTCGCTCATGACCGATGGCATGGCGCGCATGGGCATTGGCCGGATCGCGGGGGAGGCGGCCGGTCCGCTCTTCGATCACTACCGCGAGCGGCTGCCCGACGCCTCGGCCAAGGAGGTGCTCATGACCGCGGGCAGTGACATGTTCCGCGCGTCCTCGCTCCTCGTCGCCGAGCGCAAGGCGGCCCAGCAGGCCCCCGTCTACGTGTACCAGTTCGACTGGGAGACGCCCGTGCTCGACGGCAAGCTCAAGGCCACGCACGCCCTGGAGATTCCCTTCGTCTTCGACAACGTGGACCTGATGCCGAGCCTCACCGGCCGCGCCCCCGAGCTCGCGGGGCTCGCCGACCAGATGAGCACCGCGTGGATCTTCTTCGCCCGCTCGGGCAACCCCCAGCACCCGGGCATCCCCGAGTGGCCCGCCTATGACGCGCAGCGGCGCGCCACGATGCTCTTCAACCTCCAGTCCCAGGTGCGGAGCGATCCGGGACGCGAGGAGCGCCTGCTCTGGCAATCAGTCTTCACGAAATGA
- a CDS encoding hydroxyacid-oxoacid transhydrogenase — MGCCHHYQTVAEGCDSAFTVDTSRVTFGRGCLAEVGERARALGMTRVALFSDERLARLPFFQTVLQSLKAAGLDVVPYTHVHVEPTDQSILEAARFAAEARPDGYVSLGGGSVIDTCKGANLYATHPADFLAYVNAPVGEGRAVPGPLEPHIACPTTSGTGSEVTGITIFDLLSLGAKTGIASPRLRPTEALIDPDCTATLPSEVTAASGMDVLSHALESYTARPYVRRPAPARPSLRPMSQGANPWSDLGCREALRLMGQYLERAVTDAEDREAREQLMWASTLAGIAFGNAGVHAPHGMAYAVAGAVRDFRPSGYPQEEPLVPHGMAVIVNAPAVFRYTAEVSPERHLEAAQWLGADVRGATPGDAGEVLAGRVLQLMRAVGMPNGLSGVGYTEADVDTLTEGAFPQQRLLQNAPRDMSKPVLSGLFRQALRYW; from the coding sequence ATGGGCTGCTGTCATCACTATCAGACGGTCGCGGAGGGCTGTGACTCGGCCTTCACGGTGGACACCTCGCGCGTCACCTTCGGCCGGGGCTGTCTGGCGGAGGTGGGCGAGCGGGCCCGGGCGCTCGGGATGACGCGCGTGGCGTTGTTCTCGGACGAGCGCCTCGCCCGGCTTCCGTTCTTCCAGACAGTGCTCCAGTCGTTGAAAGCGGCGGGCCTGGACGTGGTGCCCTACACCCACGTGCACGTCGAGCCCACGGACCAATCGATCCTGGAGGCGGCGCGCTTCGCCGCCGAGGCGCGGCCGGATGGCTACGTCTCCCTGGGTGGCGGCTCGGTCATCGACACCTGCAAGGGCGCCAACCTCTACGCCACGCACCCGGCGGACTTCCTCGCCTACGTCAACGCCCCCGTGGGCGAGGGGCGCGCGGTGCCCGGTCCGCTCGAGCCGCACATCGCCTGTCCCACCACCTCGGGCACGGGCAGCGAGGTCACCGGCATCACCATCTTCGATCTGTTGTCGCTGGGGGCGAAGACGGGCATCGCCTCGCCCCGGCTGCGTCCCACCGAGGCGCTCATCGATCCGGACTGCACCGCGACCCTTCCCAGCGAGGTGACGGCCGCCAGTGGGATGGACGTGCTCTCCCACGCCCTGGAGTCCTATACGGCGCGGCCCTACGTGCGCCGCCCCGCGCCCGCGCGGCCGAGCCTGCGGCCCATGAGCCAGGGGGCCAATCCCTGGAGCGATCTGGGCTGCCGCGAGGCGCTGCGCCTGATGGGGCAGTACCTGGAGCGCGCGGTGACGGACGCGGAGGATCGCGAGGCGCGCGAGCAGCTCATGTGGGCCTCCACGCTGGCCGGCATCGCCTTTGGCAACGCCGGAGTCCACGCGCCCCATGGCATGGCCTACGCCGTGGCGGGGGCGGTGCGCGACTTCCGCCCCTCGGGCTACCCGCAGGAGGAGCCCCTGGTGCCGCACGGCATGGCCGTCATCGTCAATGCGCCGGCGGTGTTCCGCTACACCGCGGAGGTGAGTCCCGAGCGGCACCTGGAAGCCGCGCAGTGGCTGGGCGCGGACGTGCGCGGGGCCACGCCCGGGGACGCGGGCGAGGTACTCGCGGGCCGGGTGCTCCAGCTCATGCGCGCGGTGGGCATGCCCAACGGACTGAGCGGGGTGGGGTACACCGAGGCGGATGTCGACACCCTCACCGAAGGTGCCTTTCCCCAGCAGCGCCTGCTGCAGAACGCTCCCCGGGACATGAGCAAGCCCGTGCTCTCCGGACTGTTCCGTCAGGCGTTGCGCTACTGGTAA
- a CDS encoding acyl-CoA thioesterase — translation MSDAETANHYRYFLPITTRWMDNDAYGHINNVTYYSYFDTVANHYLIHEGGLDILASPVIGLVVESKCSYHAPLAYPDALRAGLRVDKLGNRSVTYGIGIFKQGEERAAAHGYFVHVFVDRHTRKAVAIPERLRAALERLLPA, via the coding sequence GTGTCCGACGCCGAGACCGCCAATCACTATCGTTACTTCCTGCCCATCACCACGCGGTGGATGGACAACGACGCCTACGGCCACATCAACAACGTCACCTACTACAGCTACTTCGACACGGTGGCCAATCACTACCTCATCCACGAGGGCGGGCTGGACATCCTCGCGAGCCCCGTCATCGGCCTGGTGGTGGAGTCCAAGTGCTCCTACCACGCGCCGCTCGCCTATCCGGATGCGCTCCGGGCGGGGCTGCGCGTGGACAAGCTGGGCAACCGCTCGGTGACGTACGGCATTGGCATCTTCAAGCAGGGCGAGGAGCGCGCCGCCGCCCACGGCTACTTCGTGCATGTCTTCGTGGACCGGCACACCCGCAAGGCCGTCGCCATTCCCGAGCGCCTGCGCGCGGCACTCGAGCGGCTCCTGCCGGCGTGA
- a CDS encoding BlaI/MecI/CopY family transcriptional regulator, with the protein MKKRTWEPLGRLETAVMDVVWARAPVTAREVCDRMTGAEERAYTTIMTTMDRLHRKGLLVREKDGLAWRYAPALGKVEFEKALADGLAAGILQAHGEVALSAFVDAAAEVDEGLLDQLAQLIAQRRKGRG; encoded by the coding sequence GTGAAGAAGCGCACCTGGGAACCGCTGGGCCGCTTGGAAACGGCCGTCATGGATGTCGTCTGGGCCCGTGCCCCGGTCACGGCTCGCGAGGTGTGCGACCGGATGACGGGGGCCGAGGAGCGGGCCTACACCACCATCATGACCACGATGGACCGGCTCCACCGCAAGGGGCTGCTCGTTCGCGAGAAGGACGGGCTGGCCTGGCGGTACGCGCCCGCGCTCGGCAAGGTCGAGTTCGAGAAGGCACTCGCGGATGGACTGGCGGCGGGAATCCTTCAGGCGCACGGCGAGGTCGCGCTCTCGGCCTTCGTCGATGCGGCGGCCGAGGTCGATGAGGGGCTGCTCGACCAGTTGGCGCAGCTCATCGCCCAGCGGCGCAAGGGGCGCGGGTGA
- a CDS encoding M56 family metallopeptidase translates to MAALAFLLECAATAALIGLAVSLLVWPALLALRGRVLRRVPSLRADLAFVLGTLPALASMGVVAAAGAPSFAAALGLVADHCLGHGHHVHLCFVHSTHVRPLLAAVGAFSLAVFLFRAGGLVLRLMRMQARLAALESLGTSRPGLFSIVAVPGAPQLCHAVGFVRRRILLSATLEESLTPTELRSALAHEEAHLRRRDPLLGLLLGVAGLFAAPFLARACAAVYQTAAEEACDAEAAATVGDGGLVAGALVKVAALQRKLSHVAGAAPAFGALALERRVRLLLDEEARAITAQALRVAGAVALAAGLLVLAHIAFLHHAVETALHLLF, encoded by the coding sequence ATGGCGGCCCTGGCCTTCCTCCTGGAGTGTGCGGCGACGGCGGCTCTCATCGGGCTGGCCGTCTCGCTGCTCGTGTGGCCGGCGCTTCTGGCCCTCCGAGGCCGGGTGTTGCGGCGCGTTCCGTCGCTCCGGGCGGATCTGGCCTTCGTGCTCGGCACGCTCCCCGCGCTGGCCTCGATGGGGGTGGTGGCCGCCGCTGGTGCGCCTTCGTTCGCCGCGGCGCTCGGTCTGGTGGCTGACCACTGTCTGGGTCACGGGCACCACGTACACCTGTGCTTCGTCCACTCGACGCACGTGAGACCGCTCCTGGCGGCGGTGGGGGCCTTCTCGCTCGCCGTGTTTCTCTTCCGTGCCGGAGGACTCGTCCTTCGGTTGATGCGGATGCAGGCGCGGTTGGCCGCCCTCGAATCGCTTGGCACCTCGCGCCCGGGGCTCTTCTCCATCGTCGCGGTCCCCGGGGCTCCGCAGCTCTGCCATGCGGTTGGATTCGTGCGCCGGCGCATCCTGCTCTCGGCCACTCTGGAGGAGTCGCTCACCCCGACGGAGCTGCGTTCGGCACTGGCGCACGAGGAGGCCCACCTGCGCCGTCGAGATCCGTTGCTCGGGCTGCTCCTCGGGGTGGCCGGGCTCTTCGCCGCGCCGTTCCTCGCACGCGCCTGCGCAGCCGTCTACCAGACGGCCGCGGAGGAGGCATGCGATGCCGAAGCGGCGGCGACGGTGGGTGATGGGGGGCTGGTGGCGGGCGCGCTCGTCAAGGTGGCGGCTCTCCAGCGGAAGCTCTCCCACGTCGCAGGGGCGGCGCCTGCCTTCGGGGCACTCGCACTGGAGCGCCGTGTCCGGCTCCTCCTCGACGAGGAGGCGCGAGCCATCACGGCGCAGGCCCTTCGCGTCGCCGGAGCCGTGGCCCTCGCCGCCGGGCTGTTGGTCCTTGCTCACATCGCCTTCCTCCACCACGCGGTGGAGACGGCCCTCCATCTCCTTTTCTGA
- a CDS encoding TolC family protein encodes MAQPTLDESQYVERVLSVSLEARVAELEAALGRAEAVGVGLWPNPELGWERQKTTSGTREGESQDVLVASIPLVLSGRLGLEREAADQNARAAEARHEWARAGLRHEATRAFSAVLAARERRSILEQSLAELRRLAEAIATRERAGEAAGYDRLRIELEAATVRDALRGAVLDEQQAEAQALRLLGPGVTELPSFKGSLQVERPLPEGASLLAELEERRGDLRALALEASGAQAAQRAAGRGWIPEPSVRAGAQFLDVGLPGAGVGYVVGVGLPLPFFDRRQGEAARAEARRGLAEARRAALLHEARTRLAVVLEAVSGRRERQARHRTDVLGRAQELRQIAATAYRGGGAELLVLVDAERAAREALLTAVELAVSLVEAETDLLLLAGAYDGASPRSATR; translated from the coding sequence GTGGCCCAGCCCACGCTCGACGAATCGCAATACGTGGAGCGGGTGCTCTCCGTGAGCCTGGAGGCCCGCGTCGCCGAGCTCGAAGCCGCGCTCGGCCGTGCCGAAGCCGTGGGCGTCGGCTTGTGGCCCAACCCCGAGCTGGGGTGGGAGCGCCAGAAGACAACCTCCGGAACACGGGAAGGGGAGAGCCAGGATGTGCTGGTGGCCTCCATCCCCCTGGTGCTCTCCGGACGGCTGGGGTTGGAGCGCGAGGCAGCGGACCAGAACGCGAGGGCCGCCGAGGCACGGCATGAGTGGGCCCGGGCCGGCCTGCGGCATGAGGCGACGAGGGCGTTCTCCGCGGTGCTGGCGGCTCGGGAGCGCCGGTCCATCCTGGAGCAGTCACTCGCCGAGCTGCGGCGCCTGGCCGAGGCCATTGCCACCCGCGAGCGGGCGGGGGAGGCGGCCGGCTACGACAGGCTGCGCATCGAGCTGGAGGCGGCGACGGTGCGGGATGCGCTGCGCGGCGCCGTTCTGGACGAGCAGCAGGCCGAAGCCCAGGCGCTGCGGCTCCTCGGGCCCGGGGTGACGGAGCTGCCCTCGTTCAAGGGCTCTCTTCAGGTGGAGCGACCCCTGCCGGAGGGGGCCTCGCTGTTGGCGGAACTCGAAGAACGGCGTGGCGACCTGCGCGCCCTCGCGCTCGAAGCCAGTGGCGCGCAGGCCGCCCAGCGTGCGGCGGGCCGGGGTTGGATTCCGGAGCCCTCCGTCCGCGCGGGCGCGCAATTCCTCGACGTGGGACTGCCGGGTGCCGGGGTGGGGTACGTGGTCGGCGTGGGGCTGCCGCTGCCTTTCTTCGACCGCCGGCAAGGCGAGGCGGCCCGGGCGGAAGCGCGTCGGGGACTCGCCGAAGCACGTCGCGCGGCACTACTCCACGAAGCACGGACCCGGCTCGCGGTCGTTCTCGAGGCGGTGTCTGGCCGGCGGGAGAGACAGGCGCGGCACCGGACCGACGTGCTCGGACGTGCGCAGGAGCTGCGCCAGATCGCCGCGACTGCCTACCGGGGTGGAGGTGCTGAGCTCCTCGTCCTGGTGGATGCCGAGCGTGCCGCCCGTGAGGCTCTGCTGACCGCTGTCGAGCTGGCGGTGTCCCTGGTCGAGGCGGAGACAGATCTTCTTCTTCTCGCGGGTGCCTATGACGGCGCCTCGCCCCGGAGTGCCACCCGATGA